In a single window of the Vicinamibacterales bacterium genome:
- a CDS encoding iron ABC transporter permease: MPSAKRSWSLRRKLIVALSGFGGLALITLIVAPLIGPTPITLARVFDTSVPFRDNVDAQIFFIARLPRALAGILVGASLAVAGVVFQALLRNPLATPFTLGVSAGASLGAMLVITLGLPSAVAGIPAVPIASLLGSLGAASIVYAMATLRHRGLSTTVLILAGVTLNSFFSALIMFVQYSSDFAQTFQTVRWLMGNLDVGGFQPILATLPLLGIAFVMFGTLPRALNLLTLGSDSAAARGVDVLRVQRVAFLSASLATGAAVSLSGPIGFIGIVIPHLIRLVVGADHRIVMPASAFLGAAFLVACDVAARSVMAPLELPVGVITALTGGPFFLWLLVRRR; the protein is encoded by the coding sequence ATGCCCTCGGCAAAGCGAAGTTGGAGTCTTCGTCGAAAACTGATAGTGGCTCTTAGCGGATTCGGTGGACTTGCGCTAATAACGCTCATCGTCGCTCCACTCATCGGTCCAACACCAATCACCTTGGCACGAGTTTTCGACACTTCAGTTCCTTTCAGAGATAACGTTGACGCCCAGATCTTTTTTATCGCAAGGCTACCTCGGGCGTTGGCGGGAATCCTCGTCGGAGCATCATTAGCAGTTGCAGGTGTCGTGTTTCAAGCCTTACTGCGGAATCCGCTCGCCACGCCTTTTACCCTTGGTGTGTCAGCTGGTGCCTCACTCGGTGCAATGTTAGTAATCACCCTCGGACTACCTAGTGCGGTGGCTGGAATCCCAGCGGTGCCGATTGCGAGTCTACTCGGGTCGCTTGGCGCGGCTAGCATTGTCTACGCTATGGCAACGCTCAGACATCGAGGACTGTCAACGACTGTCCTAATACTCGCGGGAGTGACGCTCAATTCTTTCTTTTCGGCGCTCATTATGTTCGTGCAGTATTCGTCAGATTTCGCACAAACCTTCCAGACAGTACGCTGGCTGATGGGCAATCTCGACGTCGGTGGATTCCAACCGATCCTGGCCACACTGCCTCTTTTAGGTATCGCCTTCGTGATGTTCGGGACCCTTCCACGTGCACTCAACCTCTTGACCCTAGGTAGTGACAGCGCTGCCGCCAGAGGCGTGGACGTTCTCCGCGTTCAACGCGTGGCGTTTCTGAGTGCATCCCTCGCAACAGGTGCAGCTGTGTCGCTAAGCGGTCCGATCGGTTTCATTGGTATCGTGATTCCCCATCTCATTAGGCTGGTCGTTGGAGCCGACCACCGGATTGTCATGCCGGCTTCTGCTTTCCTTGGGGCCGCGTTTCTAGTTGCGTGTGATGTTGCTGCACGTTCCGTTATGGCACCGCTTGAGCTACCAGTTGGTGTTATCACAGCGCTGACCGGTGGACCGTTCTTTCTATGGCTATTGGTGCGACGACGATGA
- the nadA gene encoding quinolinate synthase NadA, with protein sequence MVVGSTQLEVLNEYERQQIGERQPLPERYLGVSDEELEVRISAARLALGDRLVILGHHYQRDEVFKFADYSGDSFKLAKVAAERSDTEFIIFCGVHFMAESADVLSAPYQRVILPDLSAGCSMADMAAADELEVCWRELEELGVTDVVPVTYMNSAADIKAFCGREGGVVCTSSNSVATLRWGWERGEKILFLPDQHLGRNTAYSMGVPLDEMVVWDPQQPMGGLRPDEVAAAKLILWRGHCSVHTRFSVAQIEQLRLAEPEVRVIVHPECTWEVVQAADASGSTDTIIQRIRESAVGSVWAVGTEIHLVNRLAKEMAPSRTVLTLDGLGCLCSTMFRVSPNHLCWVLESLIEGEVHNQVEVPDDQKHWTRVALDRMLSIQ encoded by the coding sequence ATGGTTGTAGGCTCCACGCAACTCGAAGTGTTGAACGAGTACGAACGTCAGCAGATCGGTGAACGTCAGCCGCTCCCTGAGCGTTACCTAGGCGTATCTGACGAAGAATTGGAAGTCCGAATTTCGGCAGCGCGGTTGGCTCTTGGGGATCGGTTGGTGATCCTTGGCCATCATTACCAGCGCGATGAGGTTTTCAAGTTCGCCGACTATAGCGGTGACTCGTTCAAGCTTGCCAAGGTTGCAGCAGAACGTTCAGACACCGAGTTCATCATCTTCTGTGGCGTCCACTTTATGGCTGAAAGTGCGGATGTACTCAGTGCTCCGTATCAACGGGTCATCCTACCTGACCTTTCTGCTGGTTGCTCGATGGCCGATATGGCAGCGGCAGACGAACTTGAAGTCTGCTGGCGCGAGCTCGAAGAACTAGGTGTTACCGATGTCGTGCCCGTGACATATATGAACTCAGCCGCGGACATTAAGGCCTTTTGTGGTCGTGAGGGTGGTGTTGTCTGCACTTCAAGTAACTCTGTTGCCACGCTGCGGTGGGGTTGGGAGCGTGGTGAGAAGATTCTTTTCCTGCCTGACCAACACTTAGGGCGGAACACCGCATACTCCATGGGTGTGCCGCTTGATGAGATGGTCGTTTGGGATCCACAGCAGCCGATGGGCGGCCTGAGACCAGACGAGGTAGCGGCTGCTAAGCTAATTTTGTGGAGAGGCCACTGTTCTGTCCACACTAGATTTTCGGTCGCTCAAATTGAGCAGTTGCGCTTGGCTGAACCCGAGGTGCGCGTGATTGTCCATCCCGAGTGTACCTGGGAGGTTGTGCAGGCGGCTGATGCTAGCGGCTCCACAGACACGATCATTCAACGCATTCGGGAGAGTGCTGTAGGTTCGGTGTGGGCGGTGGGCACCGAAATTCATTTAGTGAATCGCCTTGCTAAGGAAATGGCACCTAGTAGAACGGTCTTGACCCTTGATGGGCTTGGGTGCCTGTGTTCCACCATGTTCCGTGTGTCGCCGAACCATCTCTGCTGGGTTCTTGAATCTCTGATCGAGGGCGAAGTTCATAACCAGGTTGAAGTGCCCGATGACCAGAAACATTGGACCCGGGTTGCTCTCGACCGGATGCTTTCTATCCAGTAA
- a CDS encoding TonB-dependent receptor yields the protein MSRLPHIPWFSFLLLTLLTSPLAGTAFGNNLSGTVVDPTGRPVQFASVLLSRAGTIRTTTTTDSAGHFSFIELTNGQYKLHVSVPGFRSEVVPVHVEAGMVQYVTVSLRISAIAESVVVSASQVNRPLSYTPDSVTVIDGDDLRAKQIDTVSEGLRLVPGLTVTQGGGKGGVTSLFPRGGESNFTLVIIDGVRVNTFGGGFDFAHLPTVDIERIEVVRGPQSALYGSDAIGAVVHVITKRGGPNRTSGLVERGSFGTSRAAGTVSGSYGAWHWGASGERLATDGFTGQAPATGEPVTNDDYQRKIGSFRFGWDGSRDIRISGFGHLSSYERGFPGPFGSDPRGHVRTNDTVSRGKNDMQLLSMAAAVPLNDRITEHLHVSWSNHDGVFTNPFGVSESESRRVTVRGQTDMMISPSLGLSAGGELHHEQAESSFITGPDASRAPIKRRTVGAFGELRYEVSERFYVTAGVRAEQIRRDALSPDPNAFSPRPAFNPNSIVSVNPKLSVAYFLRPERQQKQYWTRLHGSAGTGIRPPDAFEIAFTDNPTLKPERNRSLEFGIEQTIAGGAIILDGTGFLNRYDDLIVAVGRSLQDASRFRTDNISNARTQGLELAVSARTPWGLEATVTYTWLDTEILAVDRSSGQAPPPFRVGDTLLRRPHHQSTVDLVYRKGPLTAFGRLLARGRSLDVEPSFGAFDGLFINPGHSVVNLGGTLTVMTGLDLFARITNLLDHGYEEVFGFPAPGRGAIIGVQVATSR from the coding sequence GTGTCCCGTTTACCGCATATCCCTTGGTTCAGTTTCCTTCTACTCACTCTCCTAACTTCTCCCCTTGCGGGAACGGCCTTTGGAAATAACCTCTCCGGCACCGTCGTCGACCCGACCGGGCGCCCGGTTCAGTTTGCCAGCGTGTTGTTATCACGAGCAGGGACAATAAGGACCACTACCACGACCGACTCCGCCGGGCATTTTAGTTTTATCGAACTCACAAACGGACAGTACAAACTCCACGTATCGGTTCCCGGTTTCCGCAGTGAAGTGGTGCCAGTCCATGTCGAGGCTGGCATGGTGCAATATGTAACGGTCTCACTACGCATCAGCGCTATCGCTGAATCGGTAGTCGTATCCGCGTCACAAGTTAATCGTCCGCTATCCTACACACCGGATAGCGTGACGGTAATCGACGGCGACGACCTTCGCGCCAAGCAGATTGACACCGTCTCCGAAGGGTTACGCCTCGTCCCTGGGCTTACAGTTACACAGGGCGGAGGCAAGGGCGGCGTCACTTCACTGTTTCCACGTGGCGGCGAATCAAACTTTACGCTGGTGATTATTGATGGAGTACGTGTCAACACTTTTGGTGGTGGCTTCGATTTCGCACACCTTCCGACCGTAGACATCGAGCGCATCGAGGTCGTGCGTGGACCCCAAAGTGCCTTGTATGGTTCAGACGCTATCGGTGCCGTCGTGCATGTCATCACAAAACGCGGCGGACCAAACCGCACCTCGGGGCTCGTCGAGAGAGGGAGCTTCGGGACTTCCCGGGCTGCTGGGACCGTTTCGGGGTCATATGGAGCCTGGCATTGGGGTGCCAGCGGTGAGCGCCTTGCCACTGACGGCTTCACGGGCCAAGCACCGGCTACTGGTGAACCCGTTACGAACGACGACTATCAGCGCAAGATTGGCTCGTTCAGGTTTGGCTGGGATGGCAGCCGAGACATTCGAATCAGCGGTTTTGGGCATTTGAGTTCCTACGAACGGGGCTTTCCAGGACCGTTTGGAAGCGACCCGCGCGGACACGTCAGAACGAACGACACAGTATCGCGGGGCAAGAACGATATGCAGCTGCTTTCAATGGCCGCCGCAGTTCCATTAAATGATCGTATTACAGAACATCTGCACGTTTCTTGGAGCAATCACGATGGCGTGTTCACTAACCCGTTCGGAGTCTCGGAATCTGAGTCTCGCCGCGTAACAGTGCGCGGTCAGACCGACATGATGATTTCGCCGAGCCTTGGTTTATCGGCTGGCGGAGAACTGCACCACGAGCAAGCAGAGAGTAGTTTTATCACCGGTCCAGATGCCAGCCGTGCGCCAATCAAACGCCGTACGGTCGGCGCTTTCGGAGAGTTACGTTACGAAGTTAGTGAACGTTTCTACGTCACTGCTGGAGTGCGTGCTGAGCAAATCCGACGCGATGCCCTGAGTCCTGACCCGAACGCATTCTCGCCACGACCGGCCTTCAACCCAAACTCGATCGTGTCGGTTAATCCGAAGCTCTCAGTTGCGTATTTTCTTCGACCTGAGAGACAGCAGAAGCAGTATTGGACTCGGCTGCACGGTAGCGCGGGTACGGGAATCCGACCACCCGACGCGTTCGAAATTGCCTTTACTGACAATCCGACTCTGAAACCCGAGCGCAACCGCAGCCTTGAATTCGGCATCGAACAGACCATCGCAGGAGGTGCCATTATTCTCGATGGAACTGGATTCTTGAATCGCTACGATGATTTAATCGTGGCGGTTGGCCGGTCTCTTCAAGACGCAAGTCGGTTCAGGACAGACAACATCTCAAACGCCCGTACGCAAGGTCTCGAACTCGCGGTCTCTGCGCGCACGCCTTGGGGACTGGAGGCGACGGTGACCTATACCTGGCTCGACACCGAGATCCTCGCGGTCGACCGATCCTCAGGCCAAGCTCCACCACCATTTCGGGTTGGAGACACCTTGCTGCGGCGACCACACCATCAGAGCACCGTTGATCTGGTTTACCGGAAGGGGCCCCTAACAGCCTTTGGCCGGCTTCTCGCACGCGGCCGAAGTCTCGATGTTGAGCCGTCGTTCGGTGCTTTTGACGGCCTATTCATAAATCCTGGCCACAGCGTGGTCAATCTTGGCGGCACGCTCACCGTGATGACCGGTCTTGATCTCTTTGCACGAATCACCAATTTACTCGATCACGGATATGAAGAGGTTTTTGGATTTCCTGCGCCTGGGAGAGGCGCGATCATTGGAGTGCAAGTTGCTACAAGTCGCTAA
- the mqnE gene encoding aminofutalosine synthase MqnE, with amino-acid sequence MRLRLEASRLLDIADRLEAGERLSFAEGMRLFEAPDLLAVGWLANRERERRHADQTFFNQNIRIEATNVCVASCLFCAFARLKPGDPGAYTMSLEQAWDKVRDREDQALTEVHVVNGLHPDLPFGYYVELLQGFKRIRPNVHLKCFTAVEIAFFADLYGMSDEQVLRELMDAGLDSLPGGGAEIFAERVRRKISHDKCGTERYLAIHRTVHQLGMRSNVTMLYGHIETPAERLDHMLRVRDLQDETEGFQAFIPLAFHPDNNQMRKLPAPTAADTLRVHAVARLMLDNVSHIKAFWVATGVDVAQTALWFGADDLDGTVHEERIYHMAGARTPEAMTTHEIGRLISAAGRQPIERDTLYNVLSVTA; translated from the coding sequence ATGCGACTTCGACTTGAGGCCTCACGCCTATTGGACATCGCCGACCGGCTTGAGGCTGGTGAGCGGCTTAGTTTTGCCGAAGGCATGCGGCTGTTCGAAGCGCCTGATCTTCTAGCTGTGGGCTGGCTGGCCAATCGCGAACGAGAACGCCGACACGCGGATCAGACTTTTTTTAATCAAAATATTAGGATTGAAGCCACGAATGTTTGTGTAGCGAGTTGTTTGTTTTGTGCTTTCGCACGGCTGAAGCCGGGCGACCCGGGGGCCTACACGATGTCGTTGGAGCAGGCCTGGGACAAGGTTCGTGACCGTGAGGATCAGGCGTTGACGGAAGTCCACGTCGTTAATGGTCTTCACCCCGACCTTCCGTTTGGCTACTACGTTGAGCTGTTGCAGGGTTTTAAGCGGATCCGTCCAAATGTTCATCTCAAATGTTTTACGGCTGTGGAGATCGCTTTCTTTGCCGATCTCTATGGGATGTCTGACGAGCAGGTTTTACGAGAACTGATGGATGCTGGGCTGGACTCTTTGCCTGGTGGTGGAGCTGAAATATTTGCCGAAAGAGTGCGGCGGAAGATCAGCCACGATAAGTGTGGAACGGAGCGCTACCTCGCGATTCATCGGACGGTGCATCAATTAGGGATGCGTTCGAACGTCACCATGTTATACGGTCATATCGAAACACCGGCCGAGCGCTTGGACCACATGCTCCGTGTCCGCGACTTGCAGGATGAGACAGAGGGGTTTCAGGCATTTATCCCACTGGCATTTCATCCCGATAACAACCAGATGCGCAAGTTGCCAGCGCCGACCGCCGCCGACACTCTGCGTGTACACGCAGTCGCACGGTTAATGCTCGACAATGTTTCGCACATAAAGGCGTTTTGGGTCGCAACCGGTGTCGACGTGGCCCAGACAGCCCTTTGGTTTGGAGCAGACGACCTCGATGGCACTGTGCACGAGGAGCGTATCTACCACATGGCTGGTGCGCGGACTCCTGAAGCGATGACGACGCACGAAATCGGTCGGCTCATTAGTGCTGCTGGCCGACAACCAATTGAGCGCGACACGCTTTACAACGTCTTGTCGGTGACTGCTTAA
- a CDS encoding ABC transporter ATP-binding protein produces the protein MLQVANVSFAYDKHLVLNDVSFELASGGLLGILGPNGSGKTTLLRLLGGLLRPTTGQVVLDGSDLDSIPKAELAKRMAMVPQETYLAFDYSVLEIALMGRYPHLQTFEVEGPEDVELARAALTETGTADLEQRSFMTLSGGEKQRVVIASALAQFGRRAADAGRRPSEALLLDEPTASLDLGYQLDIASTIRRLNKDRSTAVVVSTHDLNFATSVCDYVVLLRQGCVLAAGPTHEILRPDTVKDLYDVDAVVEQHAVAGHLTITPLARRATDASDGHR, from the coding sequence TTGCTACAAGTCGCTAATGTCTCGTTCGCCTACGACAAGCACCTCGTCCTGAATGATGTTTCTTTTGAACTAGCTTCAGGAGGATTACTGGGCATCCTCGGGCCGAACGGCTCAGGCAAGACAACACTGTTGCGCCTACTGGGAGGCCTGCTACGTCCTACCACGGGCCAAGTCGTACTCGACGGCAGTGACCTCGATAGCATCCCTAAAGCCGAATTAGCGAAACGGATGGCAATGGTGCCACAAGAAACCTACCTTGCGTTTGACTACTCCGTCCTTGAGATCGCCTTGATGGGACGTTATCCCCATCTTCAGACTTTCGAGGTTGAAGGACCCGAGGACGTCGAGTTGGCCCGTGCCGCACTAACTGAGACCGGCACAGCTGACCTCGAGCAGCGCTCGTTTATGACGCTAAGCGGAGGTGAAAAACAGCGTGTTGTCATCGCCAGCGCCTTGGCACAATTCGGACGGCGCGCAGCCGACGCTGGCCGCCGGCCCAGCGAGGCACTTCTCCTCGATGAACCAACCGCATCGCTCGATCTCGGTTACCAGTTGGATATAGCATCGACTATCCGTCGCTTAAACAAAGACCGATCCACAGCAGTAGTGGTCTCAACTCACGACCTCAACTTCGCCACCAGTGTTTGTGACTACGTCGTGCTTCTTCGACAGGGATGTGTCCTCGCTGCCGGACCTACCCACGAAATTCTCCGGCCGGACACCGTCAAAGACCTTTACGACGTGGACGCCGTAGTCGAACAACATGCCGTAGCCGGACATCTGACCATTACCCCACTGGCACGGCGTGCAACCGACGCATCTGATGGACACAGGTGA